A region of the Phaseolus vulgaris cultivar G19833 chromosome 11, P. vulgaris v2.0, whole genome shotgun sequence genome:
GAATTGTATTCATAAAGTAGACATAAAAAAATGCATTCACATGGATGAGTGGAGTTCCATATTAATACTATAGTCATGAAGGTCTTCAATTTCTAACCACAATTACTGGTATAGGGTTTGATGGAGTTGAGATTCATGGAGCACATGGTTTTCTGATAGAACAGTTTTTGAAAGACCAAGTTAACGACAGAAGAGACAAGTATGGTGGATCATTGGAGAATCGTTGTCGGTTTGCATTAGAAGTTGTTGAAGCTGTTGTTGAAGAAATAGGAGCAGATAGAGTTGGAATGAGACTATCACCTTTTTCAGATTACAATGAATGTAGTGATTCCAACCCTCTGGCATTGGGTCTCTACATGGCCCAATCTCTCAACAAACATGGTATTCTCTACTTGCACATGGTTGAGCCAAGATGGAACGTTGGTGGGGAGAATATGGAAAGCCCTTACACTCTTGCACCAATGAAGAAGGCCTTTAATGGCACCTTCATTGTTGCAGGGGGCTATGACAGAAAAGATGGGAACAAAGCTGTGGCTGAGAACAACACAGATCTTGTTGCTTATGGTCGTTTGTTTTTGGCTAATCCAGATTTGCCTAGAAGATTTGAGGTTGATGCACCACTCAACAAGTACAATAGGGACACCTTTTACACTCATG
Encoded here:
- the LOC137830854 gene encoding putative 12-oxophytodienoate reductase 11 is translated as MGESNDLIPLLTPHKMGNFNISHRIVLAPLFRARSYNNVPQPHAILYYSQRATKGGLLIAEATSISPSSKYHSTAPSIWSREQIQAWKPVVDAVHAKGGIFFCQLVHVGRASEQDDDPNGEPLISSTNKPLKSGNGMEPRSLQTDEIPSIINDFRIAARNAMEAGFDGVEIHGAHGFLIEQFLKDQVNDRRDKYGGSLENRCRFALEVVEAVVEEIGADRVGMRLSPFSDYNECSDSNPLALGLYMAQSLNKHGILYLHMVEPRWNVGGENMESPYTLAPMKKAFNGTFIVAGGYDRKDGNKAVAENNTDLVAYGRLFLANPDLPRRFEVDAPLNKYNRDTFYTHDPIVGYTDYPFLEATA